Genomic window (Synechococcus sp. LA31):
AGCGGTGCTTTTGGTTCCGGTGTGGTGCTGGATGCAGGCCTGGGCTATCGCTTCAACCGTTGGCTGCGGGTTGAGGGTCTATTCAGCTATCGGCCGGCTTACGAATACAACGGCCAGGCCAACTTCATCCAGTCGGCCCCGCCGCAGCCGGTATACGCCAATCTCAGTTCGGTTGCGGCCTTTGGTGTGGGCTACATCGATCTTCCTAAGGTCAGCACAGTGCAGCCGTTCATCGGCGCCGGGCTGGGTGCAGCCCGCAACCGCATCAGTGCGGTGACCTATGGATTCCCGGCGTTAGCGCCAGATGCCTCCACCACCATCGCTGGGGGCACCACAACCGGCCTGGCCTGGCTGCTCACCGCCGGTGTGGCGATCCCATTGAACGAGCAGCTCACGCTCGATTTGGCGTATCGCTACACCGATTTAGGCACTGTTCAAACCGATGCAGGTTCGGCCACGATCGTGAGGCCTGCTGGCACCAAAACCCTCGACATTGCTGGCACGCAATCGTCGTTGCAGACCCATGGCGCCATGCTCACCTTGCGTTATGCCTTCCGCTGATGGACCTGATCGCCCCCTACCGCAACGCCGGTTTTGAGGCGCTGGCCGATGGTGTGATGGCCTTCTTTGAGCGCCGCGCTGATTTGCAGCGTCCAGGGGTGGCTTTCGGGCCGGACGGTGATTCTGAGCCGGCCAAGGTCTCCACCGA
Coding sequences:
- a CDS encoding outer membrane protein, whose protein sequence is MLHRAHGAALLLIGFGVLPAQAEPYLRFGVGGDGSVPATFRDSTCQSVQPPALFGCGAGRNGEPLGASGAFGSGVVLDAGLGYRFNRWLRVEGLFSYRPAYEYNGQANFIQSAPPQPVYANLSSVAAFGVGYIDLPKVSTVQPFIGAGLGAARNRISAVTYGFPALAPDASTTIAGGTTTGLAWLLTAGVAIPLNEQLTLDLAYRYTDLGTVQTDAGSATIVRPAGTKTLDIAGTQSSLQTHGAMLTLRYAFR